A window of Cyclopterus lumpus isolate fCycLum1 chromosome 10, fCycLum1.pri, whole genome shotgun sequence genomic DNA:
CTTGTTtccattgtatatatatatatatagataatgtATTACGatgaataaattatatatatatatatatatgtatatatatataatttattcatCGTAATACATTatctacaaaaacacatttgccaGAAGGAACAGACAACTAAACAAAAAGACTgaatcaacaaaataaaagttaacaGACTGACCACCCTGGACGAGTTTCTTTGGCCTTAGTGCTGTTGACAGGCCCGATGATAGACTTCCAGTGGGCGATGGCGTTGTCCCGGGCCAGAGTCAGAGCAATGATGGGGCCAGAGCTCATGAAGGCACTCAGGCTGGGAAAGAAGGGCCTTCCATACAGGTGGGTGTAGAAATCACTGCATTGCGCTAGACTTAGCTGCAGCTTCCGCTTCTTCCACAGGAATAAAGTGTTGGATACTTCAGTGAAATGTGTAGGGATGCTGAATATATTGTTTGAAATAATGAACATGTTTGATTAAGACACCTAACATTTAATTAAGTGTAACGATATGTTGAGCAGGACATTGTTTGGGTGAAACTATATCATTGTGTCCGTTTCTTTGTTgctataaaatatatgttgcaTATCAGCCAAAAGTACAGGCGGAGTACAATATATTTTTGGATAAATGAGCCATGTTGATGTATTCGTTATTAATACTTGTTTAGAGAGAGTCATCgtcaacaaaaagacaaactatTACTTCAGAAATTGGATCGGTTGCATCAACCCTTTCTCGACAACATACAACAGCCCCCATAGTTTAGACAGGTTGATGTTACGACGACGACCGCTGTattcaaaaaacattttaaccaACCTGCAGGATGGTGAAGCCCGATTTTAGGATAATGTCCTCAATCTCGTCCGCCTTGTGGATGGCATCTGGTTTGATAAGAGCCAGAGTTTGCTCCACATAGATGCGAGGATGTAGCGTTCGGTTCATCTTCTCCTGCAGCCTTCAACAGCTAATGCTAGGTTAGCTAAAAAAGTTACGATACTTTCCGTCAGTCCTATCAACTAAATTCTGTTAGCCGTTAAATGTAATATTGGAGTGGTCACTTAATGGTTTTACCAACTCGTCTACACGTCTGTTTGGGTTGCTAGGATACCATTACAAATCTACGGCAACACAAACCGGTCAATAGATACATTAAATTTGTATAGCGCCTTACAATGTACTCAAGGCATTTGCATTAGTCTCGTCTTGAAGTGGCACTCTGTTAAGTCACCGTCTATAAATGAAGGAGTAACTTCGGCCCACTTAGTGTGCATATTACATGTCTGCgtgattttattaaaatatacacGCATTATATTTCCTCAATTCTATAAATAAATTGGATTTCGGATGCAGCGTCAGACTCCTTTACTCAAGAGCATACTTAATTTTCACCCAAATAGAAACTCTAAAAACAACCTGACAGATCTTAAGGATATCCACAGTAATTAAGCAAACTCACTCTCCTCCTGAATGCTAAAGTATACATTGACACCGAAAGGTAACGAAACAGTTCCCACCGATTATCACTTAACATTGGTTAATTAACTGTTCAGACTTATTTGTCAAATAATTGCTTTTGGATTATTGCTTTACAGTTTGGAATACACTGTTTCCCCTATTGCTGAAACAAAAGTTATAGCAAAACAAGAAACAGTACAAGTGCTCTGGTGGTAATAAACATGCATTATAATCATAATCAGAGTTGAAAGGAAGACGTAACAAGCTTTTCTCAAACAGTCTTTTATTCAAAGTAGCTTGCGACGAAAAAGCTTTTAGCGAGTTCCAATAGTGACCTGCCACACTCTGATCAGGTTGTCAGTGTAGCCAGCAAACAAGGTctgtaaagaaaaataagaggGATAAAGGAACATTGATTAATACAATTCTGTGATTTCACCATCCTATAATTAGcctattaatattaaaataagttTGTTTCTATTTCCCCTCATATTTGCAGGACTGTCACCATTAGAGATCAGAGGTAAAAGTGAATGGGTATAATCACTGGGGGTTAAACACAATAGCCACTGAAATTGTACTGGAACATTCTATGCGATgtacctgtccatcagcagacCATGCCAGTGAAGTGCACTGTGGTGGTTCAGCCTTGCTGTTTGTGctgatcacttcctgtctgagctCATCCACAATGATCTTGCCCTCCAGATCCTAcatgaggaaaagaaaacatcagcGACGGATCAATGAGAAGTTGATGCAACCTAAATTTATTATATAAAAGGCTAGAGCTCAGAAACAGCCTCTTTATCATCATATAATACAGTTGGCATTGGAAGTTTCATCACTGCACTTTGCACTGTAGctttaatgcacattttacTGATCATGACAATTAGAATGAAGTCTTTTACCCAGATCTTGATACTGGGGCCAGTGGCAGCACACAGCCAGTAACGGTTGGGGCTGAAGCAGAGGGCATTGATGGTGTCGCCACTGTCGAGCGTGTAGAGGTGCTTGCCCTCATTCAGGTCCCACAGCATGGCCTGACCGTCCTAGACAAAGAGAAAATACGCAGAAATAGCCATATTAATAGATTATATTGCTAGGATATTTACCATAGGCCTAATAGTTAAATATTTGAGTTGGTTGCATACAattttcaaacatttttaaGTGCAGGTATAACTCAGAAACAGCCTCTTTATCATCAATGTTAAACAGATAATTGTAAAGCTTTCATCACAGCTAAAACCTGCAGCTAGACATAAACTTGTGCTTCAGTTGAGTTCAGACTGGTGGGGAAAACATTCTGCGATAGTCTACAATTAAAAAAGGGTTATTTCATACCCTTCCACCAGATGCACACAGGGAGCCATCAGGAGAGACAGTCACAGTGTTCAGGAATCCAGTATGGCCAATGTGGTTAGTCTTCAGCTTGCAGTTGGCCAGGTTCCACACCTAGGAGAAAAGGGACAGGAATTATGTAGCGCTATTCAGGTTGTGGTCTCATCAACGGTGATGTTCAGGTAATACGAGCCAGTTTTCCCAAAAATCACAGGTCAAACCAAATAGTTAGAATAACATAAATTCAATTGCAAGAGAACTCAGGGAAAAGCTAAGGACATTTAAAAGAATCAAGTACCTTGACCATCTTGTCCCAGCCGCAGGAGACAATGATAGGGTTGTTGCTGTTGGGGGAGAAGCGTACACAAGACGCCCACTCAGAATGACCTTCATCCTGCAAATGTAAAAGGAACATACATTTTCAATGCAAGATGATTTGGTTCCCCAACATTAGtgctttgtatttttaaatggccAGATGTAATCAAGCAAGGcgggaaaaaaacagatgtttgcattgttttgtttagcTACTTATTAGCAACATAAACCTAGATTACACATTTTCAACTAACCACGATCACTGCAACATTTGGTTTATGATATTAAAGAATGACCATCACACCCAACTGGCGTAGACAGCTAGTCTACAGCAGCAGTTGTCATTTTGACATTAAATTGAACTGAATTTGAGGAaactttatattaaaaaaagggcagTCCCtgcccctcccacccccccgaCTAGTAGAGACAGACAAGTTTTGGCTTCTAATTCCAAGTGGCGCAAGAACATTGACCAGTATTTAAAATTCACTAAAATCTAGTTCCACTGAAAGACCAACTTGTTACTCACAAGACGACCTTCTTCAGTGTGTATTCTGGCACACTGAGGAGCGTTTTGCCAAAAACCTCTGTGTGGAAATATAACAAAGTCAAATTGGTGTACTGTCCTAGTCTTCCCCTTTTCATTATCCACAGTCCAGCACCCTGTCTTCTCAGTCTAATAATGAGTTGGGGTGTTGTCCTAATCATAAATCCCATCAACATTATCTGGCAGCTCACCTGGATGGTGTACTTGCACACTCCAAGAGTGTTCCATAGCTTGATGGTCTTGTCCCGGGAGCCAGACACAATCTGGCGGTTATCAGCGGAAAAGGCCACGCTTAAAACATCCTTGGTGTGTCCAACAAAGTGGCGGGTGGTGACGCCACTGGGGaagcaaacattttttaaattttttattataaagtaagtgttgtgtatttaaaaaagacaccAAATTAGAAGGAAGCATGGCGAACACAGCTTCACACGTTAAGATCACATTAAACCAATTTTTAGTGGGTGTTTACGCTACAAAAGTTAACCCAGCAAATGTACATGTGTAATGCATTATCGGTGGGTTGAAATAATCATTCTTGATCTATAAATATTCACCTCAACCTGCATACTTTTATTGCAAACTATTTCTTAGAGCCGTGAATCCAAAGTTCACTAATAATGGATGGAAGAATTGGGACTATTCATATTCTACACATGCAGGTATAACTCAGAAACAGCCTCTTTATCATCAATGTTAAACAGATACTTTTAAAGCTTTCATCATTGCTAAAACCTGCAGCTGGAATTAAACTTGTGCTTCAGTTGAGTTAAGCATGGTATATTGACACTGACttattgaattaaaaaatgGGTCTCTGCAGTTATAATTTAGTTATATGGTCAGATTGTAGTTCACAAATCCTAAACTCCTAGCAGCAGTGAAGACACTTTCCTGCTAAacttttacaaacaaaaaacatccaagCAATTTATAAGAAACATAACCGTAAAACACTGACAATCTATACCAGTACTTTAGAGATTGCCATTGTCTGTACGTACGATGTAAGATCCCACAGGCGAAGGCATGAATCCCAGGCACCGGACAGGGCAAACTGTCCATCTGAGGAGATGACCACATCACTTACGAAGTGAGAGTGGCCCTTCAAACAGCGCTGGGGGATACCATAGTTGGTTTCATCACGGGTCAGCTTCCACATGATGATAGACTTATCTGGAAAACAAGACATCAGGATATGTTTTGCTTTGTGTCCATATTTCATTCTG
This region includes:
- the nme5 gene encoding nucleoside diphosphate kinase homolog 5 isoform X1, whose protein sequence is MNRTLHPRIYVEQTLALIKPDAIHKADEIEDIILKSGFTILQKRKLQLSLAQCSDFYTHLYGRPFFPSLSAFMSSGPIIALTLARDNAIAHWKSIIGPVNSTKAKETRPGCLRAKYGTSEHKNALHGSESFHAAEREIKFMFPNSVIEPFPSREATEEYLSRYVNPTLLLGLTELCKHKTHNPCIWLADWLINNDPNKPRICDGATVEEAE
- the nme5 gene encoding nucleoside diphosphate kinase homolog 5 isoform X2, with the translated sequence MNRTLHPRIYVEQTLALIKPDAIHKADEIEDIILKSGFTILQRKLQLSLAQCSDFYTHLYGRPFFPSLSAFMSSGPIIALTLARDNAIAHWKSIIGPVNSTKAKETRPGCLRAKYGTSEHKNALHGSESFHAAEREIKFMFPNSVIEPFPSREATEEYLSRYVNPTLLLGLTELCKHKTHNPCIWLADWLINNDPNKPRICDGATVEEAE
- the rack1 gene encoding guanine nucleotide-binding protein subunit beta-2-like 1; translation: MTEQMTVRGTLKGHSGWVTQIATTPQYPDMILSASRDKSIIMWKLTRDETNYGIPQRCLKGHSHFVSDVVISSDGQFALSGAWDSCLRLWDLTSGVTTRHFVGHTKDVLSVAFSADNRQIVSGSRDKTIKLWNTLGVCKYTIQDEGHSEWASCVRFSPNSNNPIIVSCGWDKMVKVWNLANCKLKTNHIGHTGFLNTVTVSPDGSLCASGGRDGQAMLWDLNEGKHLYTLDSGDTINALCFSPNRYWLCAATGPSIKIWDLEGKIIVDELRQEVISTNSKAEPPQCTSLAWSADGQTLFAGYTDNLIRVWQVTIGTR